AGACGGTGTCGGTGGCCGACGGGGTGCAGCCGGCGAGCGCGGAGCCGGTCGAGGCGATCATGAGCACGAGAGCGATGCGGAGACGCGCGGAGGGCATGAGCAGATTCTAGGGAGGGCGCGGTCAACGATCCGACGCCACCGAGTCACGACGCGATGACGAGCCGCAGTCGCACCACGGAGTCGACCTCGACGTCCTCCGCGCGGCGCACGGCGGTCTTGATCGGCACGAGGAAGCCGCCGTCCTTCGGCCAGAGCGACGTCGTCCAGGTGCTCGCCCCGAGCGTCACCGTCGCCGGGATCATGCCCCAGCCGTACGTGACGTGCGCGGCGACGGAGGCGATCGCCCCCGCCTGCTCGCCCGGCACGCTCACGAAGTGCCAGGGCGCCGGCCCCCGCCAGAAGACGACGACGCCCTCGAACTCGAGTTCCACGGGCTCAGCGTAGGACCTCGGGAATAGGACGCCGCCCCCTGCGTTGAACTTGAGCGTAACCGACTCAACTCTCCAGGAGGACTGTTGCCCGACAACTTCAATGAGGCCGGAGCGAGCTCGTTCGACGACTTCCTCGCCCGCTACCTCGACGGTGAGCGCGCTCGCGCGGCGCGCTCGATCGACCTCAGCCGTTTCCTCACCGCGCGCACCCAGAGCATCCTGCAGGCCGCGGGACGCTTCACCCTCGAGCGCGGCCAGACCGAGCTCGACGCCCTGCACGTGCTGCGGGTCCTCGTCGACGACGAGGCCGTCGCACAGGCCGTCCAGCGCATCGGCGTCGACCCGGCTGCCATCGCGACCGCCACCGAGGCGCGCCTTCCGCAGGCGTCCGAGGCCGGCGCCTCGCAGAACGCCGCGACCATCACGAACAGCGCCCAGCGCGCCCTCTTCCACGCCTACCAGGTGGCCCGTTCGAGCGGCTCGACCTACATCGACCCCGAGCACGTCTTCTTCGCGCTCGTCCTCGGTCAGGACGCGCCCGCCGGCCAGGTGCTGGCCCGTGCCGGAGTGACGGCCGAGGCCCTCACGCAGGGCATGCGCGAGACGGTGCCGGCCGGCGTCTCCCCGGAGGAGCCCGCCGCGGCCGCGTCCGAGACCCCGATGCTCGACAAGTTCGGCACCGACCTGACCGAGCTCGCCCGCGAGGGCCGGCTCGACCCGGTGATCGGCCGCGCCGACGAGATCGAGCAGACCGTCGAGATCCTCAGCCGCCGCACCAAGAACAACCCGGTGCTGGTCGGCGAGGCCGGCGTCGGCAAGACCGCGATCGTCGAGGGGCTGGCCCGCGCGATCGTCGCGGGGGAGGTCCCGGAGCAGCTGCGCGGCAAGCGCGTCGTCTCGCTGGATCTGCCGGCGATGCTCGCGGGCACCCGCTACCGCGGCGACTTCGAGGAGCGCCTCACCACGACGATGGACGAGATCGCCGCCCACGCGGCCGAGCTCATCGTGTTCATCGACGAGATCCACACCGTCGTCGGCGCCGGCGGCGCGGGCGAGGGCGGCATGGACGCGGGCAACATCCTCAAGCCCCGCCTGGCCCGCGGCGAGCTGCACCTGGTCGGTGCGACGACGCTGAAGGAGTACCGCACCATCGAGAAGGACCCGGCGCTCGAGCGCCGCTTCCAGCCTGTGCGCGTGGGGGAGCCGGGTATCGAGGACGCCGTCGCGATCCTGCACGGCCTCCGCCCCGCCTACGAGGAGCACCACCGCGTGTCCTTCACCGACGAGGCCCTCCGCGCCTCCGTCGAGCTCTCCGCCCGCTACCTCACCGATCGCGTGCTGCCCGACAAGGCGATCGACCTGATCGACCAGGCCGGGGCGCGCCTGCGCCTGACGCTCGGTGCGGGGGTCGACACCACCGCGCTGCTCGCGAGGCTGGCGACGCTCGAGGCCGACAAGAACGCGGCCGTCTCGGCCGAGCACTACGAGGAGGCGTCGCGCCTGCGCGACGAGATCGTCGCCGTGCAGACCGAGCTCGACGCCGCGACCGGGCACGCGACTCCGGAGGCGGTCGTCGGCGAGACCGAGATCGCCGCGGTCGTCGCCCGCGCCACCGGCATCCCGGTGTCGCGGCTGACCGAGGGGGAGCGCGATCGCCTCGCGCACCTCGAGACCGAGCTGCACCAGCGCGTCATCGGCCAGGACGACGCGGTCACCGCGGTCGCCCGCGCCGTGCGCCGCAGCCGCACCGGTCTGGGCGATGCCTCGCGCCCGGTCGGGTCCTTCCTCTTCCTCGGCCCGACGGGCGTGGGCAAGACCGAGCTGGCGCGGACCCTCGCGGGCTCGCTCTTCGCCGACGAGCAGTCGGTGATCCGCTTGGACATGAGCGAGTTCGGCGAGCGGCACACCGTCTCGCGCCTGGTCGGCGCCCCTCCCGGGTACGTCGGCTACGACGAGGCGGGCCAGCTCACCGAGCGCGTGCGCCGGAACCCCTACTCGGTCGTGCTCTTCGACGAGATCGAGAAGGCGCACCCCGACGTCTTCAACCTGCTGCTGCAGGTGCTCGACGACGGACGCCTGACCGACGGCCAGGGCCGGACGGTCGACTTCCGCAACACGGTGATCATCATGACCTCGAACCTGGGGTCGGAGTTCCTCGCCTCCCGCTCCGGAGCGCTCGGCTTCGTCGCGCAGAGCGACGCCTCGGCCGAGGGCTTCGCCTCGGAGAAGGACCTGCGCGACCGCGTCATGGGGCGCCTGCGCGAGGCGATGCGGCCCGAGTTCCTCAACCGCATCGACGAGATCGTGCTGTTCCGCCGCCTCGGCCGCGAGCAGCTGCGCGAGATCGTCTCGATCGTGCTCGACGCCACCCGGGCCCGCCTCGCGTCGCGCGAGGTCTCGCTCGAGGTGACCGAGTCGGCGATCGACTGGCTCGCCGAGCACGGCTACGAGCCGCAGTACGGGGCCCGGCCGCTGCGCCGCCTGGTGCAGCGCTCGGTCGACGACCGCATCGCCGATCTGTTCGTGAGCGGCGACGTGACCGACGGAGGCGCGGTGCGCGTCGACGCGGTCGGCGGCGAGCTGATCGTCACCTCGGCAGCGCAGCTGCCGCTGGCGGCGTAGTCACCGGACGCCCCGGCCTGCTCCTCGAGCGGGCCGGGGCTTCTGCATGCCCCCTCCCAGGGGCCGAGCGCAATGCGTTGCGGGGGAGGGCGCGGGCGGATAGACACGGAGGGCACGAGAACCGGAGGCCCGATGTCGAACCCGCGCTACTACGACCCCGTGGGCCGGGCGATCCGGTCGCTGCTCTGGCTGAGCCTGGTCTGCTTCGGGCTCGCCATCGGATTCTTCGCCCTCGACGTCGTCACCCCGGGTTCGATGACCGACGCGCAGCGCCCCTACGCCGAGGCGAGCGGGGCGCTGGCGTGCTTCGGTATCTTCGGGCTGTTCGTCCACTTCGCCACGGTGGCGATCGTGGGCGCCATCCGCGGGCGCGGGCAGTAGGCCCGGCTCACCGTTCCTCTGAGCCGGAGCGCTACGGGCACTTCTTCGCCGCGACCGAGACCTTGAGCGCCGCGTCCGGAGCGACGGTCGAGCCGCCCGCCGGATCCTGCGCCGTCACCTGACCGGTGTCCGGCGCCTTCGGGTCCTCGGTGCACGAGAGCGTGATGCTCGCGAAGCCGGCGGCGCCGAACGCGGCCTTGGCCGCCTCCAGCTCCTGACCGACGACGTCGGGCACGGTCTTCTGGTTGCCGTTGCTGGTCCAGAGCGTGATCGCCGACCCGGCCTGCGCGGTGCCGGAGGGATCCTGCCGGGTCACGGTGCCGACCGCCGCATCGCTCGCCTCGGCGCCGCCGTCGACGACGCTGAAGCCCGCAGCCTCGAGCTTGGCCTTCGCGTCGGCGAGGGCGATGCCCGTGACGTCCGGGATCTCGATCTTGGGCACGACCTGGAGCGAGCCGTCCGCCTCCGGGAACGCCTCTCCGCCGTACTTCGCGTTGGCGGCGGCCATCACGACGGGCCAGATGCGGTGGCGGGCGGTCGCCGAGGATCCGGAGTCGA
The genomic region above belongs to Rathayibacter sp. VKM Ac-2759 and contains:
- a CDS encoding DUF1905 domain-containing protein; translated protein: MELEFEGVVVFWRGPAPWHFVSVPGEQAGAIASVAAHVTYGWGMIPATVTLGASTWTTSLWPKDGGFLVPIKTAVRRAEDVEVDSVVRLRLVIAS
- a CDS encoding ATP-dependent Clp protease ATP-binding subunit, with translation MPDNFNEAGASSFDDFLARYLDGERARAARSIDLSRFLTARTQSILQAAGRFTLERGQTELDALHVLRVLVDDEAVAQAVQRIGVDPAAIATATEARLPQASEAGASQNAATITNSAQRALFHAYQVARSSGSTYIDPEHVFFALVLGQDAPAGQVLARAGVTAEALTQGMRETVPAGVSPEEPAAAASETPMLDKFGTDLTELAREGRLDPVIGRADEIEQTVEILSRRTKNNPVLVGEAGVGKTAIVEGLARAIVAGEVPEQLRGKRVVSLDLPAMLAGTRYRGDFEERLTTTMDEIAAHAAELIVFIDEIHTVVGAGGAGEGGMDAGNILKPRLARGELHLVGATTLKEYRTIEKDPALERRFQPVRVGEPGIEDAVAILHGLRPAYEEHHRVSFTDEALRASVELSARYLTDRVLPDKAIDLIDQAGARLRLTLGAGVDTTALLARLATLEADKNAAVSAEHYEEASRLRDEIVAVQTELDAATGHATPEAVVGETEIAAVVARATGIPVSRLTEGERDRLAHLETELHQRVIGQDDAVTAVARAVRRSRTGLGDASRPVGSFLFLGPTGVGKTELARTLAGSLFADEQSVIRLDMSEFGERHTVSRLVGAPPGYVGYDEAGQLTERVRRNPYSVVLFDEIEKAHPDVFNLLLQVLDDGRLTDGQGRTVDFRNTVIIMTSNLGSEFLASRSGALGFVAQSDASAEGFASEKDLRDRVMGRLREAMRPEFLNRIDEIVLFRRLGREQLREIVSIVLDATRARLASREVSLEVTESAIDWLAEHGYEPQYGARPLRRLVQRSVDDRIADLFVSGDVTDGGAVRVDAVGGELIVTSAAQLPLAA